ACTGAACGTTCAAAGCATCTCGCTGTGTGTTGTTCGCGTCCCTGTGTGGTTCCCAGGAAACAAATGGGTGCCTGTGTTTGTTAAGTGAATATTCGAGCTGTCTGCTTGGACGTCGAGTTTCCCGCGCCTTTTGGGGTGTTGGGGGTTGGTCGTTCGGTGGTTATGGCGAGGGGGAAACACCCGGTCCCATTCCGAACCCGGTAGTTAAGCCTCTCAGCGCCGATGGTACTGCATGGGAGACTGTGTGGGAGAGTAGGACGCCGCCGGACCTTTTTTGGGGTGAGGCCCCGCCGTTTTCACGGCGGGGCCTTTCTCATTTCTGTGTCAGGAGCGGGCTCTCGTGAGGGTGTGCACCAAGCCGGCGACGAGGGCCCGAGTCTCCTCGTAGGAGGCGTTTCCCAGGGCCGGGGATTCGACGACCGAGCGCATGACGCCCATCCCCAGCAGGAGCGCCCCGATCAGCTCGGCGCGGAGGGCGGCGTCGTCGCCTTCGAGGCGTTCGGCGAAATCCTCCAGGTAGTCGTCGCAAACCTGTTCGCGCAACTGTTCGCGCACGGCCGGCCGACCGGACGAGCGCAGCATCACCAGCAGCGGATGTTCGCCGTCGAACTCCTTCCACTCGCCGAAGACGACCTCGCGGAGCAACTGGTCGGCGATGTGGACGAGGGGACGGTTCGGGTTCGCGGCGAGTCCGGGCAGGACGTCCACGCGGACGGCCTCGGCGTACAGCTTCTCCTTCGAGCCGAAGTAGCGGGAGATGAGAGCCGGGTCGACGCCGACGTCCGCGGCGATCTCGCGGACGCCGGTGCCGTCGAACCCGTGCCGGGAGAAGCGCAGCCGAGCGGCGTCCAGCAGGGCGGCGCGGGTGGCGTCGCGGTCGCGGCGACGGGACGGTCGGGATGCGGCATCGGTCATGAAGTCACCATAAGTCATCAAATGTTGACTTCGCTTTCCGCGCCGCCCTACCGTCGATGTCATCAAGCGATGACTTACGTGGCCGGAGGACTTTCGTGCGTACCTATGTGATCACCGGCGGGACGGACGGCATGGGCAAGGGACTGGCGCTGCACCTGCTCGGACGCGGGGATCGGGTGGTGGCCGTGGCCAGTGGGGACGCGAAGGGGCGCGCGCTGCTGGAGGAGGCCGAGCGCACCGGCGCCGGGGCGAGGGCCGTGTTCGTCCGCGCCGACCTCAGCACGCTCGCGGAAATGCGCAAGGTCGTCGCGGAGGTCGAGACGGTGACGGACGCCGTGGACGGGGTCGTCTTCGGTGCCCAGCGGTTCCGCCCCCGGCGGGAGGAGACCGAGGACGGCCTGGAGTTCACGTTCGCGCTCGCGTATCTCAGCCGGTACGTGATCGGGCACGGGCTCGTGGAGCGCCTGGAGCGAGCGGAGGCTCCGGCCATCGTGAACATTGCCGGTCCCGGCGGGCTGCCGGGGAAGGTCTACTGGGACGACCTGCAACTGCGCCACGCGTACAAGGGGATGCGCGCGTCGATGCAGGCGTCGCGC
The nucleotide sequence above comes from Actinomadura algeriensis. Encoded proteins:
- a CDS encoding TetR/AcrR family transcriptional regulator, whose product is MTDAASRPSRRRDRDATRAALLDAARLRFSRHGFDGTGVREIAADVGVDPALISRYFGSKEKLYAEAVRVDVLPGLAANPNRPLVHIADQLLREVVFGEWKEFDGEHPLLVMLRSSGRPAVREQLREQVCDDYLEDFAERLEGDDAALRAELIGALLLGMGVMRSVVESPALGNASYEETRALVAGLVHTLTRARS
- a CDS encoding SDR family NAD(P)-dependent oxidoreductase, producing MRTYVITGGTDGMGKGLALHLLGRGDRVVAVASGDAKGRALLEEAERTGAGARAVFVRADLSTLAEMRKVVAEVETVTDAVDGVVFGAQRFRPRREETEDGLEFTFALAYLSRYVIGHGLVERLERAEAPAIVNIAGPGGLPGKVYWDDLQLRHAYKGMRASMQASRCNDLLGVAWPEHHPGVRTRYVLYNPGFVRTGMADPLPPVQRLATRTLAKVLAQPVSKAIVPITELLDGPPAAPVSAFMRGKPLELAGKNFDPARARRLDKVTGELVGN